The genomic region GATCACATCAGGAGCCTGTCTGAGTGTGTTTTTCAGCGCTTTTTGATACTCCAGCGTGTCGGTGCCGACCTCGCGCTGGGTGATGACACACTTTTTATGCTCATGCACAAACTCGATCGGATCTTCAATGGAGATAATGTGACCGGCCTGATTGCTGTTGCGCCAGTCGATCATGGCGGCGAGTGAGGTCGATTTACCCGAGCCAGTGGCACCGACCATCAGTACAAGTCCACGTGGCGACATGGAGATATCTTTAAATACTTCTGGCAGTCCCAATTGATCGATGGTGGGCACTACTGTTTTAATCTTGCGGATCACCATGCCGACATGGCCACGCTGGCGGAAGATGTTGACGCGAAAGCGACCGATATCAGGGAAAGCGAGGGCCAGATTCATCTCATACTCGGCGGCAAATGCGGCACGCTGACGTTCACTCATCGAGGAGGTGGCCAACCGTTCACACTGCAGAGCAGTCAGCGGTGGCTGTTTCATCGGATAAACCACGCCATTGATGCGGTAGGAGGGGGGCATGCCTGCGGTCAGGTAGAGATCGGAGGCGTCACGCTTTTCCATCACCATCAGTAACTGCTTGATCGATAGTTGTGCTTCAGGTGCGTTCATGAATCGGCTCCATTATCTGTATATTCAATAGTGTTTAAACTTGCTGGCAGGGAGGTCAAAACTAAACGGCTCCACCACCAAAGAGTTTCTTGTTGGCGGCTTTTTCAAGCGCTGCCTGCTGGGTTATTTTTCTGCTTTTCACCAGCATCTGCAGATTGGAATCGAGCGTCTGCATGCCATCTCGCTGGCCTGTCTGCATCACTGAAACCATCTGGGGAATTTTGTTTTCGCGGATGAGATTGCGGATGGCCGGCGTGCCGATCATGATCTCATGGGCTGCGACACGACCATTACCATCTGCTGTTTTAAGCAGTGTCTGTGAGATCACAGCGCGAATGGATTCAGAAAGCATGGAGCGCACCATCTCCTTCTCTGCAGCAGGGAAGACATCAATGATACGGTCGATGGTTTTAGGTGCTGATGAGGTGTGCAGGGTGCCGAACACCATGTGTCCGGTTTCAGCAGCGGTGAGGGCAAGGCGAATGGTCTCCAGATCACGAAGCTCACCAACCAGCACCACATCGGGATCTTCACGCAGGGCGCTGCGTAGTGCATTCTCAAAGGAGCGGGTATGTGGGCCAAGCTCACGTTGTGAGATCAGTGAGTTTTTGGATTTGTGTACAAACTCAATCGGGTCTTCGATGGTGAGAATATGGCCGCGTTCACTCTCATTGCGGTGATCAATCATCGCCGCAAGGGTGGTGGATTTACCTGA from Mariprofundus sp. NF harbors:
- a CDS encoding PilT/PilU family type 4a pilus ATPase, which encodes MNAPEAQLSIKQLLMVMEKRDASDLYLTAGMPPSYRINGVVYPMKQPPLTALQCERLATSSMSERQRAAFAAEYEMNLALAFPDIGRFRVNIFRQRGHVGMVIRKIKTVVPTIDQLGLPEVFKDISMSPRGLVLMVGATGSGKSTSLAAMIDWRNSNQAGHIISIEDPIEFVHEHKKCVITQREVGTDTLEYQKALKNTLRQAPDVILIGEIRDRETMEHALEFSETGHLCMATLHANNANQALERIINFFPEELHPQVCLNLALNLKSILSQRLVKTPDDKRLPAIEILINTPRISDLIGKWEISEIKESMAGGKNYGMQTFDQHLLQLWMEGFITEDEALRQADSVNNLRLQIKMVDLEDQGGGAADLIENSGSSGELSI
- a CDS encoding type IV pilus twitching motility protein PilT, yielding MEVSELLAFTVKNNASDLHLSSGEPPMIRIHGDMTRIKMPPVDKRDVQAMVYDIMSDAQRKAFEEHLELDFSFALGDIARFRVNVFEQRRGMGAVFRVIPSEVLTLENLKCPEVFKEIAMTPRGICLVTGPTGSGKSTTLAAMIDHRNESERGHILTIEDPIEFVHKSKNSLISQRELGPHTRSFENALRSALREDPDVVLVGELRDLETIRLALTAAETGHMVFGTLHTSSAPKTIDRIIDVFPAAEKEMVRSMLSESIRAVISQTLLKTADGNGRVAAHEIMIGTPAIRNLIRENKIPQMVSVMQTGQRDGMQTLDSNLQMLVKSRKITQQAALEKAANKKLFGGGAV